A region of Domibacillus sp. DTU_2020_1001157_1_SI_ALB_TIR_016 DNA encodes the following proteins:
- a CDS encoding ABC transporter substrate-binding protein has product MKKRLGLILMMILTLVLSACGSNTQTEEGSQGSSGGSGEKGKLDIFSWWTGAGEEDGLKALLALFEEKYPDIPIENAAVAGGAGTNAKAVLASRMQGNDPPATFQVHGGSELNDSWVAADKMEPLNDLYEQEGWNDKFPKELIELVSKDGNMYSVPVNIHRANVLWYNKKVFEENGIAVPTTFDEFFEAADTLKEKGITPLALGDKEPWAATHLFETVLLGELGAEDYKKLWTGELAFDDPKVKKAAETFKKMLTYVNEDHSSRNWQDAAQLVGSGEAAMNVMGDWAKGYFTNDLKLAVNKDFGYAPTPGTEGTFGVITDTFGLPKGLNNSEDVKKFLSVLGSVEGQDAFNPLKGSIPARIDADVSKYDQYGKDTMEDFKSAALVPSLAHGSAAPEGFVTKVNQAVNIFVTQGDVDQLVRTLQSAGTELK; this is encoded by the coding sequence ATGAAGAAAAGACTGGGACTTATCTTAATGATGATTTTAACGCTCGTTTTATCTGCCTGCGGATCTAACACACAAACGGAAGAAGGAAGCCAGGGCAGCAGCGGGGGAAGCGGGGAAAAAGGAAAACTCGATATTTTCAGCTGGTGGACGGGTGCAGGCGAGGAAGACGGCTTAAAAGCACTTCTTGCCCTGTTCGAAGAGAAATATCCGGATATTCCAATTGAAAACGCTGCTGTAGCCGGAGGGGCTGGAACCAATGCGAAAGCCGTATTGGCGAGCCGGATGCAGGGAAATGATCCGCCCGCTACTTTCCAGGTGCATGGCGGTTCAGAGCTGAATGACAGCTGGGTAGCAGCGGATAAAATGGAGCCGCTTAATGATCTGTATGAGCAGGAAGGATGGAATGATAAATTTCCAAAAGAATTAATTGAACTTGTCAGCAAAGACGGCAATATGTATTCGGTGCCGGTCAATATTCACCGTGCAAATGTTCTTTGGTATAACAAGAAAGTCTTCGAGGAAAATGGCATTGCTGTTCCAACAACGTTTGATGAGTTCTTTGAAGCTGCAGACACTTTAAAAGAAAAAGGCATTACGCCGCTTGCACTTGGAGACAAAGAGCCATGGGCAGCCACACACTTATTTGAAACGGTCCTGCTTGGCGAGCTGGGCGCAGAGGACTATAAAAAGCTTTGGACAGGCGAATTGGCTTTTGACGATCCAAAAGTTAAAAAAGCAGCCGAAACGTTTAAAAAGATGCTCACTTATGTAAATGAAGATCACAGTTCCCGCAACTGGCAGGATGCTGCGCAGCTTGTTGGAAGTGGAGAAGCAGCGATGAACGTTATGGGTGACTGGGCAAAAGGATACTTTACGAATGATTTGAAACTGGCTGTCAATAAAGATTTTGGCTATGCACCAACACCTGGAACAGAGGGAACATTCGGCGTTATTACGGATACTTTTGGTCTCCCGAAAGGGTTAAACAATTCAGAAGATGTAAAGAAATTCCTTAGTGTACTTGGATCGGTTGAAGGCCAGGATGCTTTTAACCCATTAAAAGGTTCTATTCCAGCTCGTATTGACGCAGACGTATCAAAATACGATCAATATGGAAAAGACACAATGGAGGATTTTAAATCTGCCGCGCTTGTGCCAAGCTTAGCGCACGGCTCAGCAGCACCAGAAGGATTTGTAACGAAGGTCAATCAAGCGGTTAATATTTTTGTTACACAGGGAGATGTTGATCAGCTTGTTCGTACGCTTCAATCGGCAGGAACCGAATTAAAATAA